The genomic interval atgcatatagtgatgcggattgagcaagttctcctgaagatagacgctctactagtggatatgtaatATTTTTTGGacaaaatcttatctcatggaattcgaaaaagtaACCTAcagtatctcgttcaagcactgataaggtagaatataaagctatagcaaatacaacgtcagaaattattgggcttcaatcacttctctctgaacttcatcttgcatcaaatattgtaccaaaaattcggtgcgacaatattggagcaacatatctcacagcaaatctAATTTTTTCTGCTCGTACAAAatatgtggaaattgattttcattttgttcgtgaacatGTGGCAACTCAAtagttatccgtctcttatatttttGCTAAAGATCAAATCGTTAATATCTTTACTATGTCATTATCCAGAtaacgtttcaacaagttagcaagcaaactcaacgtcaaagatTTCCCGTTAAGTTTATCAGGGGGTAAAAGATATAAAAAAGAATTATCAGAATTGATCGGATCAAAtcaccaaatcaaattaaattaatatttagattattctaataattatgttataattattagaataattatcATAATTATTCAAAGaaaaattctgttatttattaattgatcaCAAAGTATATTTTTAACATTATATATTATTATCCTTAGGATAAAtatcaataaataataaattttattattttcttattatttcttaCTCTCTTCCTATTCTTCTACTTACAATTATCATAAACCTGACTTGTATTCAGCCGGTCGAAGTTACTGATTGTGGTTACTTTACTTAGTCATCCCATCTTGACCTTGACACGATCAACCCCAAATCCACATCAACTGAAATTCATCGAAAGTATTATTATAgatttaattgaaattaaaacAACACACACATGGATTCAGTAGTTAAAGCTCAGCGCCTTCTAATTCACCCACCCGTACGAGCATCTTCCCTACGTTATCACCTCTGAAAAGCCCGACAAATGCCGTCGGCACGCTCTCGATGCCGACGGATACGTCTTCTAGCGAAATCATTCTGCCATGGCGAAGGTGGTCCGAGGTTGCGGCCGAGAACTGTTCGTGCAAGTGGAGGTAGTCCAAGGCCAAGAATCCACGCAGCGTGATGCGCTTGTAGATTACGTCCATCAGGTCCGGAGCCGCTCTCTTGCCGGCGTTCGTGTACTCCGATATCGCCCCGCACACTGCCACCCTGCCGAACGAGTTCATGTTGGCCACTGCTGCCTCCAACATGGCGGCGCCAACGTTGTCGAAGTAGATGTCGATTCCTTCGGGAAAGTACCTGTTGCGAAAACAGAGCATCCTAAGTTTCACATGCACCGGGAATCAATCGGCCGGCCGTTAATTGTGAATTGGCGGTACCTTCTCAGAGCAGACTTGAGATCGGCTTCTTCCTTGTAGTCGAACGCGTCGTCGAATCCGAGCTTGCCTTTTAGCAGATCCACCTTTTGCTTGCTCCCGGCGCATCCGACGACATAACAGCCGGAGAGCTTGGCGTACTGGCCGACCAAGCTCCCGACTGAACCCGACGCCGCCGAGACGAAGACCTTCTCTCCCTTCTTCGGCTTGCAAACGTCATAGAAACCGGCGAACGCTGTCAACCCACTCGGTCCTGTAGCAGTCGTCAACAAATTCGGCCCATCCTTCTTGTGTTCTTTAATCTGGTGCAGATGGAGAGAGTACTCACCCAAAACGCTGGCGTAGTACGAAAGAGGGAGATCCTTCGCGTCCACCTTCATCAAGACGGTCCCCGGCCGGACCACCGTGTATTGCTCCCACCCCAGCAATCCGGCCACCACATCACCCGCTTCCAGCTCCGCCCTCCCAGAGGCCACAACCTTCCCCACCCCGTACGCGTCGATCCTCTGCAACAGGAAGAGCGAAGTTGTGAACTGAGACCAGGCGGCGAAAGCGTTACCTGAGCGACTAGTGGCCACGCAACGCGTGCCTGCCCGGGCTCGATTTTGGAGGCGGCGATGATGGCCGTGTGAGACGAACTGTAGCGCTTCATGCGGTTGAGCTGGTAGGGGTCGATGGAGAGGAAAAGGTTCTTGACGATGACTTCGCCGGATCCGGGGGCGGGCTGCAGCGGCGTGCTGGCGAGCTCGAAGTCGGATTCCGACGGGTGGCCATCGACGTGGTGCTTGAGGGAGACGTACTTGTTTACCACTTCCATTGTCCACGGCGCGCTCGATCGCGGTCTCTGTAAACTCTCCTTGGCGGATCGATGGTTCTTATGAAGAGATTCCGCACCGGAGCTACGCCGCCGTTGTCTTCTAGTGGAGAGCAGAGAAAGAGAGAAGATTCTTGTTTGGCCGTCGGCTGTGATTTTGTCGCCCTCTGACGGTCTTACCTGTGTTAAGCATCCTTGTAGAAAATGAAGCGGCAAATTAACTAACTGTGAGTAGGAAAGTTTTTCAAATGCCTAAATCacttatttaattttaagattattaAGTATTCAATACTTATTTTACCCATCTGCTCATTCGCCAAATCCAAATCAATTGTAGCAATCAATTCTAATCTaatgttttttaaaaacaatttttatgATAAAAAAGTAACTACTCTCAATATAATATAATCAAATTAGTCATACGAGCCCCCAATGTGTTCCGGTCAACAGATGATCATCACTCGTGTCGATCGACCAGGTTCATCCCGATAAATTAATCAATTGGACTAATACGATGCATAATGGTAGGATCTGGTcaagggggcgtgacagtcagaagtcaaggagacgtgacagtcaTAAGTCAAAGGggcgtggaggtcagaagtcaagggggacgtggcagtcataagtcaaagggacgtggaggtcagaagtcaaggggacgtgacagttagAGGTCAAGGGGGTATGGTAGTTAGAGGTCAAGGGGGTGTGGTAGTCAAAGGTCGAGAAGACGTATCGCCCCAAAAAGGGGTTGTAATGTTAAAGGTCGTTACCCAGCTAACGCTCGGTCAGGATATCCAGGTCGGGAATTCAGATGGGTTGCTCGGGCGAGGGGCCCAGGTCAGGAGTTCAGAATGGACGCTCGGACAGGATGCCCAGGTCGGGAATTCAGAAGGGTTACTTGGGTGAGGGGCCCAGGTCAGGAGTTCAGAATGGATGCTCGGTCAAGATGACCAGGTCAGAAATTTAGACAAGTTACTCGGTCAGGATGCCCAGGTCGGGAATTCAGATGGGTTACTTGGGCGAGGGGTCCAGGTCAGGAGTTCAGAATGGATGCTCAGTCAAGATGACCAGGTCAAGAATTCAGACAAGTTACTCGGGTAAGAGGTCCAGGTCTGGAATTCGGACGGGTGAACCGGTCGGGATGCCCATGTCAAGAAGTTAGATTAGTAACACCAGGaataaggaagaaggagaaggaaccaTCCCTACTGGTCGGGTTTTCTCACAGCAGACTCATATACACTAACTTGATGCGCCTGGTCGGGATATGACGGACTACTCAGATGCACCCCGGTCAGACCAGGCGATCGCTAGTTGTCAGGAATTCTCTTGTTCCCGGTCAGGCTTGGCGATCGCTAGTTGTCAGAAGTTCTCTTGTTCACACTTGATCAACGAAAACTACAACagagtcagagaatcgtaaccacctgttaGAAAATATCTGCTATGTGTCAGGGTATATTCTAACGGGCTGTGACCAGTTGATAGCATAACCTTCCTCTGACCTATAGGAGGATGCCAAGTGTCGCCCACTGCTAGACAGAGTCTGatacccgacattccctgacacttgcCAGATGCCCTAGGTACAcatggtcatataaaaaggggtgcCCTCTCCCTGGCACAAGTACGCTCACTCACCTTTTCGCATTTGTCTACtactttctgtaatttttactgttcttctggggaaaaagtacctgacttgagcgtcgaaggacctgctccggggactttttccctagttcttGGTCCCTAACGTGGAGGGTGTTTGTCTACGTGTGCGTAGGGAACTCTCACTTCGCTATCCTAGTCATTACCCCTCATCAACAGCCCGTGGAACCCGCTCGTGAAGTACTGTACTCGTACGAGGTCTCCATCGCCTTGCGTCAATGGCAGTGACAGCGCAACCGAcctccatctgactcagattccggacgggatcaatttggcgtcgtctgtgggaacacatttTCCTGTTCTAGAACGTGAACATGGACGAGAATGGCAAATCAACGTGACACCGCTAGAGAATATGAGCTATTCAAAGAAGCCAAAAGGCGTGCAGCTTCAGCAAAACAAACCACCGTTTTCCGACCGCACAAGATGCCGGAAGGTTCTAAAGATCCAACAAATATTTCTGATCGGGGATCTAAAAGAAAGCAGCCTAAGGAGTTTCCCCTGGCCTTCTACAGGGAGCCCGGTCTAGGTTTCTATCAGCGAGACCCTGGGTGTTACAATCAAAAGAAGGAGCAACCACAAGCTTCCATGGCAGAGAGTCCCTCGCCTAGAGACTCTAAGAAGGGGAAAGTCATTGTCCTCAAGGAAGAGCCTAGGATAGAACCTGaagagcaagtgcccttctcCCTAAGGGTACTAGAAGAGAAGCTACCTAAAGGGTACAAGCCCCCTGCTATTGGGGAATACGACGGTAGCAAGGACCCTGAGGATCACCTTCGCAAATTTAGGAACGCGACATTGTTGCATCAATATAGTGATGTCGTCAAATGTCGGGTATTCCTGAACACTTTGTCTGGCTCAGCACAGAAATGGTTTGATGGGCTTCCACACGGGTCCATCACTTATTTTCAGGACTTCAAAACTGCTTTCCTACGTCACTTCGCTAATAGCAAGAAATATCAAAAAATGGACCACTACCTCTTTGCTCTCAAGCTGGGACCTGCTGAGCCTTTAAGGAGTTACATTAAGCGCTTTAATCAAGTGGTTCAAGATGTCTCATCTGCCACTTCAGAGATATTGATGAGTGTCTTCTCTCATGGATTGatagaaggggaattcttcagagACCTCATCAGAAGTCCTGtgaagaattttgatgagatgttgGAAAAAGCTGCCAGttatatcaatgtggaggaagcgcaGATTGCGTGAAGGAAGGCTGATAGAACGCCTTCCTCCATTAACAAGCCGGAAAAAAGAACGCCCTAGCCACCGGC from Zingiber officinale cultivar Zhangliang chromosome 6B, Zo_v1.1, whole genome shotgun sequence carries:
- the LOC121989916 gene encoding 2-alkenal reductase (NADP(+)-dependent)-like, with the protein product MEVVNKYVSLKHHVDGHPSESDFELASTPLQPAPGSGEVIVKNLFLSIDPYQLNRMKRYSSSHTAIIAASKIEPGQRIDAYGVGKVVASGRAELEAGDVVAGLLGWEQYTVVRPGTVLMKVDAKDLPLSYYASVLGPSGLTAFAGFYDVCKPKKGEKVFVSAASGSVGSLVGQYAKLSGCYVVGCAGSKQKVDLLKGKLGFDDAFDYKEEADLKSALRRYFPEGIDIYFDNVGAAMLEAAVANMNSFGRVAVCGAISEYTNAGKRAAPDLMDVIYKRITLRGFLALDYLHLHEQFSAATSDHLRHGRMISLEDVSVGIESVPTAFVGLFRGDNVGKMLVRVGELEGAEL